Genomic DNA from Parambassis ranga chromosome 10, fParRan2.1, whole genome shotgun sequence:
CCATCTTTAAATACAGCCTGAGGGTTACCCTGAAGCTCGGCCCCTGCCTGAAGCAGCAGAACACACTCTGGAGCCAAAGGGTGAGAGGAGGGGTTCACCACGGACAGGCCGACCTGTCCCAGCGCcattacagagagacagactccCATCCACACCCACATCCACGGCCAAGTCAGAGTCCCGGTCTAACCCACGTCTTCTGACACGTGGGAGGACGCCGGAGTCCACTCGAATTTAAAATGAGTCAAGAAATCCGAACTTCTCACCATAGAATATGCGGAGGATCTCTAGAGcgaggaagagcagcagcagcaccacgtCCAGAACCAGGTTATCTGTTGGGTATGGAAGCAAAAcccctgcgcacacacacacacacacacacacacacacggatgttAGCTTTAATCAGCAGGTCATGAACCTGATGTAAAAACagtcctcctccatctgctgcAGAGAAGCTTGACTTTTGAATTATTTGCACAGAAGCTGCAGATCCTGCAGACTGCCTTATTTTGTATATTTCCTTAAAACACTTTGGTATGAACTTTGTAAATAAACCTATATTTGActaatgtcagtgtttgtgtgggatCAGGAACATTCAGACTCTTTTCaatataaatgatataaatgTTCAGTATTCTGCCCAAACCTGCTGAACTGTGTGATGTTGCAGCGTTATTGTTGCTAgctgacacagaaacatgtttttggGGGAAGTGGAAGCAGTGGGACTCCGGCCGCAGTCAGCCTCACCTTTgtagatgaagatgaggacctCTGCCAGGTAAAAGGCTGCAAAGTACCAGCtgttgaggaagaggaggacctGCAGAGGCGTGGACGAGAGCTGAGGGAGAGGCAGTCaaggaaaagacagacagaccgagagctgcagctctgcatgtgTTTCATGAGAAGGATACGATTGGTTGGCTCCCTGTGGGAAGATGAAACCGGAAGTACAGCAgtgagtaataataataatcatataaaGTTTATCATAGAGATAGTTTGGTGAGTGAAAAGGCTTATTTAAAGTTCTCATGTGTTCCCTCTGTTAAGGTTTTGTTGTTATCTGATAACGGGTCATGAATGTGGACTAACAGAAGCCAAGCTATGATCTGTTTATTGATGTCTGACGTCATCACAGTGCTGCAACCAGTGATTAAACTGCTCCATAGTGTTGAAATATCGGATCATTTGATCATCAGCGTAAAGTCTGCATCAAACTAACACCTGACGAACAGGATGAGAGGTTCTGTACAGTCCGACATTTCAGCATCAGCGACCTGCAGTGAAGTGATCAGCTGCTGGCGCCGCCTTTAGCAGCATTAGCAAGATCAACGGAGGCTTTAATATCAGGATAAAACCACAAACTGACGCTTTCAATCCATACAATCAACACGTATCTCCGCGTTTTAACTGCGCCTTaaacctgcagctgatggaCTAAACCGGATGTCCGAGGTTATGTTCTTATCTCCTGAGCTGCTGATCGATGTCTTCAACCCGCCTGTAAACTCTGGAACACGGAGAAAACCTGTTaatgagaagaaagaggagactCACCGGGCGCCATGTCTGATTACCGCGGGTTGCTGTGGAAACtagtgatgtgttgctcgtgaacgattcgttcgatatgaacgaatcttttatatgaatcggggtaacgagtcccctcagtgagtgattcgttctttcgctacatggcaggcagccgcataaagctcagtt
This window encodes:
- the tmem216 gene encoding transmembrane protein 216 — protein: MAPGSQPILSSTPLQVLLFLNSWYFAAFYLAEVLIFIYKGVLLPYPTDNLVLDVVLLLLFLALEILRIFYGWKGNLCERSLSSCLSLFILLPCAALAVYYLLLQTFVLRLEFLLSAVLLCFYGLEFLLGLLSISSFSR